A single window of Pyxicephalus adspersus chromosome 10, UCB_Pads_2.0, whole genome shotgun sequence DNA harbors:
- the FGFR2 gene encoding fibroblast growth factor receptor 2 isoform X6, translating to MGSFMVRRSGKAWGGFIDSMLLLCLFSVSLAIARPSYSRLQETTVEPEEASSSGDDEDDSDNDVSENVINDNNNIRAPYWTNPEKMEKRLHAVPAANTVKLRCPAGGNPTPTMRWLKNNKEFKQEHRIGGYKVRNQHWSLIMESVVPSDKGIYTCIVENEHGSINHTYSLDVIERSSHRPILQAGLPANTTAFVGGDAEFVCKVYSDAQPHIRWVRYVEKNGSRFGVDGIPYMKVLKAAGVNITDEEIEVLYVKNVSFEDAGEYTCIAGNSIGISQHSAWLTVLPGIEPPTEETQLPYYTEIGIYVGGGFIIFCFIGICIIFQLRQGAKKKKSLIGPPVVHKLSKRIPLHRQVTVSADSSSSMNSTTPLVRITTRLLSSADTVLLPNVSEYELPHDPKWEFARDKLTLGKPLGEGCFGQVVMAEAVGIDKDRPKESVTVAVKMLKDDATEKDLADLVSEMEMMKMIGKHKNIINLLGACTQGGTLYVIVEYAAKGNLREYLRARRPVEMEYSYDINRVPGEQMTFKDLVSCTYQLARGMEYLASQKCIHRDLAARNVLVTESNVMKIADFGLARDVNNIDYYKKTTNGRLPVKWMAPEALFDRVYTHQSDVWSFGVLMWEIFTLGGSPYPGIPVEELFKLLKEGHRMDKPANCTNELYMMMRDCWHAIPSHRPTFKQLVEDLDRILTLTTNEEYLDLSAPLEQYSPSFPDSSCSASSSGDDSVFSPDPMPHEPCLPKFQHVNGVKT from the exons AGGCAAGCTCTTCTGGAGATGATGAAGATGACAGTGACAATGATGTCTCTGAGAATGTCATCAATGATAACAACAACATAC GAGCTCCTTATTGGACAAACCCTGAGAAGATGGAAAAGAGACTTCATGCTGTTCCTGCTGCTAACACGGTAAAGCTGCGTTGTCCAGCTGGTGGCAACCCCACCCCTACTATGAGGTGGCTGAAGAACAACAAGGAGTTCAAACAAGAGCATCGGATTGGCGGGTATAAG GTCCGTAACCAGCACTGGAGTCTGATCATGGAAAGCGTTGTCCCATCTGATAAAGGCATATATACGTGCATTGTGGAGAATGAACACGGGTCAATTAACCATACTTACAGTCTCGATGTCATAG AGCGCTCCTCTCACAGACCAATACTTCAAGCTGGTCTTCCCGCGAATACCACTGCATTTGTTGGAGGTGATGCTGAATTTGTATGCAAGGTGTACAGCGATGCACAACCTCACATTCGCTGGGTGCGATACGTAGAGAAGAATGGGAGCCGATTTGGAGTGGATGGGATTCCATACATGAAGGTTTTGAAG GCTGCCGGTGTTAACATTACAGATGAAGAGATAGAAGTCTTATAtgtcaaaaatgtttcttttgaggATGCTGGGGAATATACTTGTATAGCTGGAAATTCTATTGGGATTTCTCAACATTCTGCCTGGTTGACGGTTCTGCCAG GTATTGAACCCCCTACGGAGGAGACCCAACTGCCCTACTACACCGAAATCGGTATATATGTTGGTGGAGGgttcattattttctgtttcatcGGAATTTGCATCATATTCCAACTTCGTCAGGGAGCTAAAAAGAAGAAATCGTTAATTGGACCACCTGTCGTCCATAAACTGAGCAAACGAATACCACTCCACCGCCAGGTAACA GTGTCGGCAGATTCCAGCTCCTCTATGAATTCCACAACTCCCTTGGTGAGGATAACCACTCGCCTGTTGTCCAGTGCCGATACAGTCCTGCTGCCCAATGTATCGGAGTATGAACTTCCTCATGACCCTAAGTGGGAATTCGCAAGAGACAA GCTGACACTGGGAAAACCCCTTGGCGAGGGCTGTTTTGGCCAAGTGGTCATGGCAGAAGCTGTAGGCATTGATAAGGACCGGCCTAAGGAGTCCGTGACTGTTGCTGTAAAGATGCTGAAAG ATGATGCTACTGAGAAAGACCTAGCTGATCTGGTCTCTGAGATGGAGATGATGAAGATGATTGGAAAGCATAAGAATATCATCAATCTGCTGGGTGCATGTACTCAAGGAG GTACGTTATATGTAATTGTGGAATATGCTGCTAAAGGGAACCTACGCGAGTACCTCAGGGCCCGGCGACCTGTTGAGATGGAGTACTCCTATGACATTAACAGAGTGCCCGGagaacaaatgacttttaaagatTTGGTATCGTGCACTTACCAGCTGGCCAGGGGCATGGAGTACTTGGCATCACAAAAG TGTATACATCGAGATCTTGCAGCCAGGAATGTCCTGGTCACTGAAAGCAATGTTATGAAGATTGCTGACTTTGGCCTGGCACGAGACGTCAACAATATCGATTACTATAAGAAAACAACAAAT GGTCGGCTTCCTGTAAAGTGGATGGCTCCAGAAGCACTGTTTGACCGGGTATATACTCATCAGAGTGATGT CTGGTCATTCGGAGTATTAATGTGGGAGATATTTACTCTGGGAGGCTCACCATATCCTGGCATTCCTGTTGAGGAACTTTTCAAGCTGCTGAAAGAGGGTCACCGGATGGATAAGCCAGCCAACTGTACCAATGAACT GTACATGATGATGAGAGACTGTTGGCATGCAATTCCCTCTCACAGGCCTACCTTCAAACAGCTGGTGGAGGACTTGGACCGGATCCTCACATTAACCACCAACGAG GAATACCTCGACCTAAGCGCCCCTTTGGAGCAGTATTCTCCAAGCTTCCCAGACTCCTCTTGCTCTGCGTCATCGTCGGGCGATGATTCCGTGTTTTCTCCTGACCCCATGCCACATGAACCCTGCCTCCCCAAATTCCAGCACGTAAATGGGGTGAAAACATGA
- the FGFR2 gene encoding fibroblast growth factor receptor 2 isoform X5, which yields MGSFMVRRSGKAWGGFIDSMLLLCLFSVSLAIARPSYSRLQETTVEPEEASSSGDDEDDSDNDVSENVINDNNNIRAPYWTNPEKMEKRLHAVPAANTVKLRCPAGGNPTPTMRWLKNNKEFKQEHRIGGYKVRNQHWSLIMESVVPSDKGIYTCIVENEHGSINHTYSLDVIERSSHRPILQAGLPANTTAFVGGDAEFVCKVYSDAQPHIRWVRYVEKNGSRFGVDGIPYMKVLKHSGINSSSAEVLNLYNVTEADAGEYVCTASNYIGEANKSAWLTVMKKDPGIEPPTEETQLPYYTEIGIYVGGGFIIFCFIGICIIFQLRQGAKKKKSLIGPPVVHKLSKRIPLHRQVTVSADSSSSMNSTTPLVRITTRLLSSADTVLLPNVSEYELPHDPKWEFARDKLTLGKPLGEGCFGQVVMAEAVGIDKDRPKESVTVAVKMLKDDATEKDLADLVSEMEMMKMIGKHKNIINLLGACTQGGTLYVIVEYAAKGNLREYLRARRPVEMEYSYDINRVPGEQMTFKDLVSCTYQLARGMEYLASQKCIHRDLAARNVLVTESNVMKIADFGLARDVNNIDYYKKTTNGRLPVKWMAPEALFDRVYTHQSDVWSFGVLMWEIFTLGGSPYPGIPVEELFKLLKEGHRMDKPANCTNELYMMMRDCWHAIPSHRPTFKQLVEDLDRILTLTTNEEYLDLSAPLEQYSPSFPDSSCSASSSGDDSVFSPDPMPHEPCLPKFQHVNGVKT from the exons AGGCAAGCTCTTCTGGAGATGATGAAGATGACAGTGACAATGATGTCTCTGAGAATGTCATCAATGATAACAACAACATAC GAGCTCCTTATTGGACAAACCCTGAGAAGATGGAAAAGAGACTTCATGCTGTTCCTGCTGCTAACACGGTAAAGCTGCGTTGTCCAGCTGGTGGCAACCCCACCCCTACTATGAGGTGGCTGAAGAACAACAAGGAGTTCAAACAAGAGCATCGGATTGGCGGGTATAAG GTCCGTAACCAGCACTGGAGTCTGATCATGGAAAGCGTTGTCCCATCTGATAAAGGCATATATACGTGCATTGTGGAGAATGAACACGGGTCAATTAACCATACTTACAGTCTCGATGTCATAG AGCGCTCCTCTCACAGACCAATACTTCAAGCTGGTCTTCCCGCGAATACCACTGCATTTGTTGGAGGTGATGCTGAATTTGTATGCAAGGTGTACAGCGATGCACAACCTCACATTCGCTGGGTGCGATACGTAGAGAAGAATGGGAGCCGATTTGGAGTGGATGGGATTCCATACATGAAGGTTTTGAAG CACTCGGGAATAAACAGTTCTAGTGCTGAGGTGCTGAATCTGTACAATGTGACAGAAGCAGATGCTGGGGAATATGTCTGTACCGCCTCCAATTATATTGGGGAGGCCAACAAGTCAGCCTGGCTCACGGTGATGAAAAAAGATCCAG GTATTGAACCCCCTACGGAGGAGACCCAACTGCCCTACTACACCGAAATCGGTATATATGTTGGTGGAGGgttcattattttctgtttcatcGGAATTTGCATCATATTCCAACTTCGTCAGGGAGCTAAAAAGAAGAAATCGTTAATTGGACCACCTGTCGTCCATAAACTGAGCAAACGAATACCACTCCACCGCCAGGTAACA GTGTCGGCAGATTCCAGCTCCTCTATGAATTCCACAACTCCCTTGGTGAGGATAACCACTCGCCTGTTGTCCAGTGCCGATACAGTCCTGCTGCCCAATGTATCGGAGTATGAACTTCCTCATGACCCTAAGTGGGAATTCGCAAGAGACAA GCTGACACTGGGAAAACCCCTTGGCGAGGGCTGTTTTGGCCAAGTGGTCATGGCAGAAGCTGTAGGCATTGATAAGGACCGGCCTAAGGAGTCCGTGACTGTTGCTGTAAAGATGCTGAAAG ATGATGCTACTGAGAAAGACCTAGCTGATCTGGTCTCTGAGATGGAGATGATGAAGATGATTGGAAAGCATAAGAATATCATCAATCTGCTGGGTGCATGTACTCAAGGAG GTACGTTATATGTAATTGTGGAATATGCTGCTAAAGGGAACCTACGCGAGTACCTCAGGGCCCGGCGACCTGTTGAGATGGAGTACTCCTATGACATTAACAGAGTGCCCGGagaacaaatgacttttaaagatTTGGTATCGTGCACTTACCAGCTGGCCAGGGGCATGGAGTACTTGGCATCACAAAAG TGTATACATCGAGATCTTGCAGCCAGGAATGTCCTGGTCACTGAAAGCAATGTTATGAAGATTGCTGACTTTGGCCTGGCACGAGACGTCAACAATATCGATTACTATAAGAAAACAACAAAT GGTCGGCTTCCTGTAAAGTGGATGGCTCCAGAAGCACTGTTTGACCGGGTATATACTCATCAGAGTGATGT CTGGTCATTCGGAGTATTAATGTGGGAGATATTTACTCTGGGAGGCTCACCATATCCTGGCATTCCTGTTGAGGAACTTTTCAAGCTGCTGAAAGAGGGTCACCGGATGGATAAGCCAGCCAACTGTACCAATGAACT GTACATGATGATGAGAGACTGTTGGCATGCAATTCCCTCTCACAGGCCTACCTTCAAACAGCTGGTGGAGGACTTGGACCGGATCCTCACATTAACCACCAACGAG GAATACCTCGACCTAAGCGCCCCTTTGGAGCAGTATTCTCCAAGCTTCCCAGACTCCTCTTGCTCTGCGTCATCGTCGGGCGATGATTCCGTGTTTTCTCCTGACCCCATGCCACATGAACCCTGCCTCCCCAAATTCCAGCACGTAAATGGGGTGAAAACATGA